One Candidatus Zixiibacteriota bacterium genomic window carries:
- the malQ gene encoding 4-alpha-glucanotransferase: MTEYRRTSGILLPITALPSVYGIGDFGPGASRFLDFLARARQGVWQVLPLNPTDPAHANSPYSSSSSFAGNPLLISPDRMVEDGFLGAEELQPIPAAPDDRADYEQATAYKTRLLDRAWQAFRDRPHQEEFREFCREEAGWLEDYALFVVIKRAQQGADWSRWPVGLRDRNPRALDEVRKVHADELGREQFAQWLFFRQWLALKREANARGIRMFGDIPIYVNYDSADTWRDTHLFKLNGGKRPEVVAGVPPDYFSTIGQLWGNPVYDWEALKREGYRWWIDRLAHVFRLYDIVRIDHFRGLVAYWEVPAGHKTAQKGKWREVPTDDFLQTLQRHFGRLPVVAEDLGLITDDVTATMKRYGFPGMKVLLFAFGADDPTHPYLPRNYDENAVVYTGTHDNNTVQGWFEEEAKPAEKKRLFAHLSRAVPRDRVHWAMIELALQSRARLAVIPMQDVLGLPGSARMNTPSTRNGNWTWRLTAQQLAAAPAAQLAELVATSDREPEGQAVPGSTPA, translated from the coding sequence ATGACCGAGTATAGACGGACGAGCGGTATCCTGCTGCCCATCACGGCGCTGCCCTCAGTGTACGGGATCGGCGATTTCGGGCCGGGAGCTTCCCGGTTCCTCGATTTTCTCGCCCGCGCCCGGCAGGGTGTATGGCAGGTGCTGCCGCTGAATCCAACCGATCCGGCGCATGCCAATTCCCCCTACAGCAGCAGTTCATCCTTCGCGGGCAACCCTCTCCTGATCAGCCCGGACCGGATGGTGGAGGACGGTTTTCTGGGGGCGGAGGAGCTGCAGCCGATCCCGGCGGCGCCGGATGACCGCGCGGATTATGAACAAGCGACCGCGTACAAGACGCGGCTTTTGGACCGGGCCTGGCAGGCCTTCCGGGACCGCCCGCACCAGGAGGAGTTCCGGGAGTTCTGCCGGGAAGAAGCGGGCTGGCTGGAAGACTACGCGCTCTTCGTCGTGATCAAACGGGCCCAGCAGGGGGCGGACTGGAGCCGGTGGCCGGTCGGGCTGCGCGACCGCAACCCCCGCGCGCTGGACGAGGTACGGAAGGTTCATGCCGATGAGCTCGGGCGCGAGCAGTTCGCCCAGTGGCTGTTCTTCCGCCAGTGGCTCGCCCTCAAGCGGGAGGCCAATGCCCGCGGGATACGGATGTTCGGCGACATCCCCATTTACGTCAACTACGACAGCGCCGACACCTGGCGCGACACCCACCTGTTCAAACTGAACGGCGGCAAGCGGCCGGAAGTGGTGGCGGGCGTCCCGCCGGACTACTTCAGCACGATCGGACAGCTCTGGGGAAACCCGGTGTACGACTGGGAGGCGCTCAAAAGGGAAGGGTACCGGTGGTGGATCGACCGGCTGGCTCACGTTTTCCGTCTCTACGACATCGTGCGCATCGACCATTTCCGTGGCCTCGTCGCCTACTGGGAGGTGCCGGCGGGACACAAGACCGCGCAGAAGGGGAAATGGCGCGAAGTACCGACCGATGATTTCCTGCAGACGCTGCAACGGCACTTCGGGCGCCTGCCCGTGGTGGCGGAGGATCTCGGACTGATCACCGACGATGTGACAGCCACGATGAAGCGGTACGGATTCCCCGGCATGAAGGTGCTCCTGTTCGCTTTCGGAGCGGATGATCCAACCCATCCGTACCTGCCGCGCAACTACGATGAGAACGCGGTGGTGTATACCGGGACGCACGACAACAACACGGTGCAGGGGTGGTTCGAGGAGGAGGCGAAGCCGGCCGAGAAGAAACGGTTGTTCGCGCACTTGAGCCGGGCCGTGCCGAGAGACCGGGTGCACTGGGCCATGATCGAACTGGCCCTGCAGTCGCGGGCGCGGCTGGCGGTGATCCCGATGCAAGATGTGCTCGGCTTGCCGGGGTCCGCGCGCATGAACACGCCCTCGACCCGAAACGGCAACTGGACCTGGCGGTTGACGGCGCAGCAGTTGGCGGCGGCGCCGGCCGCGCAACTGGCCGAACTGGTCGCCACCAGCGACCGCGAGCCCGAGGGACAGGCGGTGCCCGGAAGTACGCCTGCCTGA
- a CDS encoding Rrf2 family transcriptional regulator, with protein MLFSKACSYAIRAAVLAAAKDPDGRRAFIPIRELADEVGVSFHFLTKILRKLTEVEIMESFRGPNGGVGLVRPARQIRVIEVIAAIDGMGLFEGCALGLPQCSDKTPCPLHEAWRKRREDLRAMLTRTTLADLVPKGSAEGKRR; from the coding sequence ATGCTGTTTTCCAAAGCGTGCAGCTACGCGATCCGCGCCGCCGTGCTCGCCGCGGCCAAAGATCCCGACGGGCGGCGGGCGTTTATCCCGATCCGCGAGCTGGCCGATGAGGTCGGCGTCTCGTTCCACTTTCTCACCAAGATCCTCCGCAAGTTGACGGAGGTCGAGATCATGGAGTCCTTTCGCGGACCGAACGGAGGGGTGGGCTTGGTGCGGCCGGCCAGGCAAATTCGGGTGATCGAGGTGATCGCTGCAATCGACGGGATGGGGTTGTTCGAGGGGTGCGCACTGGGACTCCCGCAGTGCAGCGACAAGACGCCCTGCCCGCTGCACGAGGCCTGGCGGAAGCGGCGGGAGGATCTGCGGGCCATGCTGACCCGGACGACGCTGGCCGACCTTGTGCCGAAAGGAT
- a CDS encoding winged helix-turn-helix domain-containing protein: protein MKEQIGATAGAIWQVLQKKDKLALSQVPRAVKEKESLAFQAVGWLARENKIEFQVEGKTTYVTLAPTERRA, encoded by the coding sequence ATGAAGGAGCAGATCGGAGCGACCGCGGGGGCGATTTGGCAGGTGCTTCAGAAGAAGGATAAGCTGGCCCTGTCGCAGGTCCCGAGGGCGGTCAAGGAAAAAGAGTCGCTCGCCTTTCAGGCGGTGGGCTGGCTGGCCCGCGAAAACAAGATCGAGTTCCAGGTGGAAGGGAAGACGACGTACGTGACGCTCGCTCCCACCGAGCGCCGGGCCTGA